In Gammaproteobacteria bacterium, the following proteins share a genomic window:
- a CDS encoding amino acid--[acyl-carrier-protein] ligase, with translation MCTKDSLEVSYQTYLTELLDAGLLISSGVQGVYGLSGVFEDIIERFEAYVTRMGAHLKPEVMRFPPVLSRHTYEQMDHIETFPNLMGSVHSFTGNEKNHLELMRKKTAGETWSADLAPTNVMMVPAACYPLYPTARGTLPPAGRTVDLRAFVFRHEPSIDPARMQIFRQREYVRLGTPEQAFEHREYWLKRGEEMLRAVGLDAEPVVANDPFFGRGGRVMAATQREQTLKYELVVPVASTEKLTAVVSCNYHQDHFGATFDIKTPNGESAHTACIGFGLERIALALFKKHGFDTAKWPTEVCGVLGL, from the coding sequence ATGTGTACAAAAGATTCTCTGGAAGTTTCTTACCAAACTTATTTGACCGAGTTGCTGGATGCCGGGCTGCTCATTTCGTCCGGCGTGCAGGGCGTGTACGGACTCAGCGGCGTATTCGAGGACATTATCGAACGCTTCGAGGCCTACGTGACGCGCATGGGAGCGCACCTAAAACCGGAAGTGATGCGCTTTCCGCCGGTGTTGAGTCGCCACACATATGAGCAGATGGACCACATCGAGACGTTTCCGAATCTGATGGGGTCGGTGCACAGCTTCACCGGTAACGAAAAAAATCATCTAGAGTTGATGCGCAAGAAAACCGCCGGCGAAACTTGGAGCGCGGATCTGGCACCGACAAACGTGATGATGGTGCCGGCGGCGTGTTATCCGCTGTATCCGACGGCGCGCGGTACGTTGCCGCCAGCCGGTCGCACGGTCGATTTGCGCGCGTTCGTGTTTCGGCACGAGCCGTCGATCGATCCGGCACGCATGCAGATTTTCCGCCAGCGCGAATACGTGCGCTTGGGCACACCGGAGCAAGCGTTCGAGCATCGCGAGTATTGGTTGAAGCGCGGCGAAGAGATGCTGCGCGCCGTCGGTTTAGATGCCGAGCCGGTAGTCGCAAACGATCCGTTCTTTGGCCGCGGCGGCCGTGTCATGGCGGCGACCCAGCGTGAACAAACGTTGAAGTACGAGCTGGTCGTGCCGGTGGCGTCTACCGAGAAGCTGACGGCGGTCGTGTCGTGCAATTATCACCAAGACCATTTTGGCGCTACCTTCGATATCAAGACGCCGAACGGCGAAAGCGCACATACCGCGTGTATCGGCTTCGGCCTCGAGCGCATCGCGCTTGCGCTATTCAAGAAGCATGGCTTCGATACCGCCAAGTGGCCGACGGAGGTGTGTGGGGTGTTGGGTTTATGA
- a CDS encoding DUF1839 family protein, with amino-acid sequence MMRRILALDPKTYKRHLIHGESRGWAETNCYSDIWIELLHSLGHEPIAALPFTFAADFEGDQWTFFKFPLLDLTELYGLDVQELAIWRPLVTHIDEQVARGRPVLVELDSFHLPDTAGTAYKLAHVKSTVAITEIDVEQKHLGYFHGQGFYHLSGDDFVDVLRMREPQDPTALPPYVEFVKRRRTATLDREVLRRTSLKILSKHLGLLPTANPFGSFKVRFEQDLPWLLQADLEVFHQYSFATLRQYGACFELSATYLQWLIANGERGLDEVTRAFLDLSEGAKTFQFQLARTMARKKPLDFLPLDVMAERWERGSTALRARYL; translated from the coding sequence ATGATGCGGCGGATTCTCGCGCTCGATCCGAAGACGTATAAACGCCATCTCATCCATGGCGAGTCGCGCGGCTGGGCCGAGACCAATTGCTACTCCGATATCTGGATCGAGTTGCTGCATTCGCTTGGGCACGAGCCGATCGCGGCGCTGCCGTTTACCTTCGCCGCCGATTTCGAAGGCGATCAGTGGACGTTTTTCAAATTCCCGCTGCTGGATCTGACCGAGCTCTACGGCTTGGATGTGCAAGAGCTCGCCATTTGGCGGCCGCTGGTGACTCATATCGACGAGCAGGTGGCGCGCGGCCGTCCGGTGCTGGTCGAGCTCGATTCGTTTCATCTGCCCGATACCGCCGGCACCGCCTACAAGCTGGCACACGTAAAGTCGACGGTTGCGATCACCGAGATCGACGTCGAGCAAAAGCACTTGGGTTATTTCCACGGCCAAGGTTTTTATCATCTGAGCGGCGACGATTTCGTCGATGTGCTGCGGATGCGCGAACCGCAAGATCCGACGGCGTTACCGCCGTACGTGGAGTTCGTGAAGCGTCGTCGGACCGCGACGCTCGATCGGGAAGTATTGCGGCGCACCTCGCTTAAGATTTTGAGCAAACACCTTGGCTTATTGCCGACGGCAAATCCGTTCGGCAGCTTCAAGGTACGTTTCGAACAGGATCTTCCCTGGCTGCTGCAAGCCGACTTGGAAGTGTTTCATCAATATTCGTTCGCCACGCTGCGGCAATATGGCGCGTGTTTCGAACTATCGGCGACCTATCTGCAATGGTTGATAGCCAACGGCGAGCGTGGATTGGATGAGGTGACGCGCGCGTTTTTGGATTTGTCGGAAGGTGCCAAGACTTTTCAATTCCAGCTCGCACGCACGATGGCTCGTAAAAAGCCGCTCGATTTCTTGCCGCTCGATGTCATGGCCGAGCGCTGGGAACGAGGCAGCACCGCGCTACGGGCACGATACCTATAG